TTCTGGATCCAGCTTTATAACTTGCCCATGGCATGTATGATGAGGGAGTGTGGGAATCAAAATGGTGGATCTTTGGGGAAGGTGATGGAGGTGGATGTCCCTACGAATGGAATGGGTTGGGAAAAGCATCTTGTGCGAGTTGAACTCCCATTACAAAAGGTGATTTCATGGGGCCGATTGATTAATGTAAATGGAAATATTGTCTAGGGGAATCTAAAGGATGAAAAACTGCTAAGGATGTGCTTCAAGTGTGGGAGGATCTTGCATGGCAAACTCGGATTTGATGCAGGGGTTTCAAATGGGAGGTTGAGCAGGTGGCTAACTCTCAATTTGGGGTGTGGCTATGTGCAAAGAATGCTACAAGAAGGAGATCCTATGGAGATTTTTGATATGGAGCTTGGAAGGGAAGCCAATAGAGGGAGAAAGAGGTTCATGGTTGAGAACAAGATGAAATGGCAAATTCGAGTAGCATTGTGGGGAAGAAGGAGATGGGTAGGGAGGAGGCTAGTGTGGGAAGTAATGGGGAAGAGGAAGTAAGTCATGGAGTAGGAAGAATAAGAGACAGTTCAAAGGGGGAGGGGGTAAGTGGAAAATGTGTATCGCCCAAGGGTGGTTTAGACAGTGTAtgtcaaaggaaaaaaagttgTAACAGAAGATCAAAATAAGGTGTCCTCGATATGGGGACTAAGAGGAGTATGGAAAGGGGGGAGGCTATGGATTAACAAGTAAAAGGAAGATGGAGCTAGTATAGTACAAAACAAGGCTTTGGGGCAAGATGAGGAAACAGTGGAGGAGGCAGTGAAGTCTAATGTGGTGGCCCTTGGTGGAACAACTATAAGGGAGGTAGCTTGAGTTCAAGGGGAGAATCATAAGGAAAACATAGAGCTAGAGAAAAAGGTAAGCCTTATAAACCCTTTGGTCAATTGAGTTTAAGGAAAAGAAGCCcaaatagaagaagttcaaggAAATGGACTATGAGGGATATTCAAGAAGTTTAGAAGGGGAAGTAGGAGTGATGATGAAGTGTCTTTTCATGAGGCGGCAGAGGCTGCTTTGGCAACCCCTCCAAGGGCACTGAAAATCTTAAGTGGAGTTGTCAGGGGTTTGGAAACCCTAGAACAGATTAGGCCCTTGATTGTTAGTAAAGGAAAAGCAGTTTGACATAGTCTTCCACATGGAggctaaattaaaataaaaaggagtaGAAGCCCTACAAAGAAGGTTGGGTTATGAGAGGTGCATAGTGATGGAGCCAAGGGGCATGAGTGGTGGCTTAATCATGCTatggaaaaataaagaagaggtGGAATTGTGTAACTACTCTCAGTGGTGCACATAAATATATAGGTTAAGAATGAAAGTGGGGCCAAAGTGGTTGCTGACAGGTTTTTATGGGAACCTTGACTCGAGAAGGAGGAGCATTTTTTGGAATCTATTAACATCCCTAAACCACCTTTAGACACGGGGTGTTGTGTTGTAAGTGACTTCAATGAAATAATGTCCCAGGATGAAAAGTATGGGGGTAGAGAAAGAAATGAAGGGCAAATGGAGATGTTTAGAAGAGCATTGGAGGATGCAAGATTGCCAGACCTTGGATGGAGGGGTAATAAATTCACGAGGTGTAATGGTCATGGAGATGAGGCTTTTATTAAGGAAAGATTGGATTGTGCCATTGGAAATCAAGCTTGGGTGAATTGTTTCTTAGAGGTGGGGGTGGAAATCTTGGTTGTTCAGACTACATACCTCTTCTGCTTAACAGTACAATGGCTACTGATGTGATAAGAAACAAGAGAAGGAATTTTAAATATGATGTGAGTTGGGATTTGGAGGAGGAATATGGAAAAATTGTTGAAAGTGAATCGGGAAGGCATTTTGAAATATCAGGGCACATGAACAAGGTTCAGAAGCAACTAGTTGGATGTAGAAATGCTTTGAGCAAATGGTGCAAAGATTTAGTAAAGAGAGGGGTGAGGCTATCAAAGAGAAGACCGAGTTGTTAAAGtctttaaaatttattgaaGGGCCTAaacatatagaaaaaataaagatattaaatGGGGGGAGTTAGGCTACTTGTTAAATCAAGAAGATTTatgatggaaacaaagggcaaaGAGGCATTAGTTACAACATGGGGACAAAAATACAAAGTTCTTCTATGCCTGTGCAAACTAGGGAAGGAAGAAAAACACTATCAAAACTAGGGAAGGAAGAAAAACACTATCAAAATGGTAGTTAATGCATTGGGGCAGCAAGTAAAGGAGAGTGGGGAGATTGAGGAATCTTTTTGTAAGTACTTCATAGAGATTTATTCCTCCTCACACCTGTAGCTACTGACTTAGATGGGTGTGTGTTAGCAACTGAGGCAAGGGTTATAGAGGAAATGAAAAGGGGATTGGAAACGGAGTTTAGAATTGAAGAGGTGGAGGTGGCTTTGAAGCAGATGTCCGCAATAAAATCCCTTGGACTCGATGGTTTTGGGGCATTTTTTTACCAAAACCATTGGGAAACATTGGGGAAGGAAACCTGCCATGTAGTACTAGAGTTTCTACAGGGTGGAGATATGATCCAAGAATTAAACCACACCCATATATCTTTGATTCCAAAAGTGAAGACCCCCAAATCTGTTATGGATTTCAGGTCAATTAGTTTATTTAACATGTTGTATAAACTATTATCTAAGGTGCTAgtaaagagaataaaaaaggTGTTACATAGAATTATTTACCCAAACCCAAGTGCCTTTATACTTGGTAGGCTCATCATAGACAATATAATGGTTGCTTTTGAAGTGCTACACTCGATGAAGACAAAGCAAAAAGGGAGGACTGGGGACATGACAATTAAATTAGACATATCAaaggcctatgatagagtggagtgtCATTTTTTAGAAGCAATGCTGAGAAGACTTGGGTTTGGGGAGAGGGTGATTGGTTTGATAGTGAAGTGTGGATCTTCTGTGAGCTATTATGTGCTAGTTAATGGGAAACCTGGAAAGGAAATTTTACCTTCAAGGGATTTAAGGCAAGTGGATCATCTATCACCTTATCTGTTTATAATATGTGCTGAAGGACTTAGCCAATTACTTTTTAAACCAGATGAAGGGGAATATAAAGGGGACTGTTGTTACAAGGGGGGATATAAAGGGGATTGTTGTTACAAGGAGGGATCTAAGATAAACCACCTCTTATTTGCTAATGACTGTGATTTTCAGCAGAGCAAAGAAGGAAGAATGGGCTACTATCTACTCAATCCTTGAGTGTTATAAGAGAGCCTCTGGACAGGTGTTAAATAAGCAAAAGGCATCCATTTTTTTCAGTACTAATACAAAGAAAGAAGTGAGAGATGAAATTTTTCATGAAGCTAGGGCAGTCTTGTGTGACAGTTAAGAAGTACCTTGGTCTCCTTGTAGTGGTTGgaaagtcaaaatataatacCTTTAGGAGTATCAAGGAGAGTTTGGATGAAGATTCAAAATTGGAAGAATAATTTCCTCTCAAAAGCTAGAAAGGAAGTGCTTATAAAGTATGTACTAAAAGCCATCCCAACATATACAATGAGTGTCTTCAAATTGTCAAAAAGGCTGTGTACAAAAATTGAAGTAATGATTTCAAGATTCTGGTGTTGTTATAACCATAAAGAAAAAGTGATTCATTGGTGGAAATTAGATATATTAGGGATTGCAAATGCTAAGGGTGGCATGGGGTTTAGAGAGTTTGATAGCTTTAATTGGGCTATGCTGGCAAGGCAAGGATGGAGAATGCTAAAAGATCCTCAGTCATTTGTTGTCAAAGTGTATAAAGCAAAATACTTCAAAAATTCCCAGCTTTTGGAGGCCTCTCTTGGAAAGTCCCCTTTAAAATTTGGCGAAGTATTTGGTTAGCTCTGGATGTACATATGTAATGCTTGTCCTTATAGTGGgatctttagaaaatgattttaagaaggACGACGAGAATTACtattcatttaaaactttttcttttcattcccaAGACACGAAAGATcccatatttttacaaaataaaaacatgtttattaatttaaagagagttacagtgaaaaatattgaactttataattaaaattctttCCTACAAAACATTGTACTTAAGCTTCCATGCTTCCATGCTTTTCTCCTTGGACTATATCTGTCCTGACTCGTACTACTCATCTTGGCCTTGGGAAcgcacacataaaaaaaaaactaaaattaggcgaagactcataagcattacttcatacagttaaaatataataacgtaggttttcagtcatgcattcatcactccatacatactatACTTAAGTCATTCGTTCGTTTAAAACATTTCGAGATgaggtttttcttgaaaatgattctttcgtaaaatgtttattttcttttgtaaaatatttccCCACGCCTcatgcattcatttttttaaagagtttgagcatacatacattcttttATCACTTTCCATGGCCGTTACACACTGTTATGCTCCGTATGTTGGGGTTAGTTGTCTTTTCGATATGATTCCTCCAGTGGCTGCAGGTTGGGAATCCCTCAGTCAGGGGGTAGCACTGCATacactactagtactacttacccggcattgcaatctgcctaaTCCTTTGGTACCCACTAATTAGTCATAgtcattacgtattttcatacattcaaacttttagtcctttcattcattcgTTTAGTTCATTCAATtcttttcatttattctttttcagTTCATTCAGTTTATagacatcatttaaaagcataggcTTAAACCTTGACAATTAAAACATTCTTTAAGAGCATAAACATGAGCATCATCTTGACCTTTAGTTTATTGCATCCTTAAGCATTAGTTCATGGCATCAATTAAAAACCTTAGTTTATAGGGACATTTTGAAACACTTTCTTCGTGTTTTTAAAGTACCACTTAAAGCTTAAGGCATAAGCCTCACATTTCaattcatgaaaatacatacaatattTACTACGTATACAATCCATtcacatacatacacttaatactttgggGTGCATAAATAGGGGCTGCCAAGAAAGGCCATTACATGCGTATTCCTTTAAACGTTATACTTAGCATACTTTCGTAAGacataatttattttccttcattgtataaaagaatatttttcataaaagtttttcattttcatttcttatcatttagaaaactctagaagagtatgaacataatacttacctagactccatgccatactcatttcatgcagtccatgCATGAGAATGTCACATGGCAACGTACATGCATACAAATAACCTTAGCGTTATTCTTTATCTAGTACATAAGAAactaactagaaatagaactacacttcacttggaaGCACTCTCCTTCTATCTCGCTCTTACGTACCcttttactatgctaaaaccttcgaaATCTACTTATAGTCACTACCTCTTCCAAACTCGATGTTCTACCACGAGTGCTTATCCactaaagtgaacctccatgattcaccttagggttgaAATACTAAGACTTTCGTCTTACTCTTCCTATTAACCGCATTTTGATGCATGACTTAGGTCGACTAAGTCACacatcccaatcctagacaaTACACACATTACTTCCTTTCTTGCATCCTAACCTATACTTTATCCTCATTctcatccatacatgccacatgactttaagccaactttgAGACTTAAACATCGTGTACCCATGCTTAAGAcaaattacccattacatatggtaaatccATCCAGCACACGCAGCTCActagatgcacatgtaccttatccccttatcacctaagatcaacatatAATTCGTTGAATGCCCGCTTGtgtaaacaagctccatactccgataccaacttctacttaAATCCGGTAAGCAAGACTTTTGTACTTCTCaaccctttacaagttcattcCAACACTTAACACGACACGACTCCCTTCACACTACACCTTTGTTGCGTCACGTAGCTCGAGGTTACTTCTAAGCTACATCGTGACACTTGTCACTATGACAGGGTCACCTCATGACCACTCCGAGACACTGTTCCACAATTCCTGACACTACATAACACGCTTTATGCTCCTCAAATATGCCATCCAAACCTTCATGACACACCATCCGGTGCATCACAACGCCACACAGAGTACACTCTACACGAACtcccttccatccacactatgccaCACACTACTATGACACACACCACACGGTGTGTtgctacacaacatggagtacacGCCACGTGTATTCCCTTCACAACACTATGCCACATCACTATTACAGCACACACTTCACACCCACACTTCATAGCATAGTTCACAACACTACACAACACACTACACAATTACGCCCAACCCTTCATTACACAGCTAACTCCACAATCAACCAACTAACATCTAACATAATTAACGAGGaagagagggttataccattgtTGGGATTAACCTATGCGTTGCTCGCTACCTAACATTGTTGATGATGTCAGAAGAGTCGTACATGGTGGCTAAACCATGTACAGTGGCTATCCACCTTTTATGGTGGCTAGGGTGGCGGAGTCATGGGTTTTAAGGGTTAGGCTGTGGGTTTCAAGGCATGGAAATGGAGAGGAAAGCTTGGCTGATTGTGGCTAGCCATGAAGGGGCTTGAGAGAGGTGCGGTGGAGCTATGGTGGCGAGGTGAAAGCAGCACGGTGGCTAGAGGGTGGCAGATCTAAGCCAAATGGGTGGAGAAACCcatgagagagtgagagggtGTGAGAGcgatggagagggagaggggggCTGGGTTTGGTGACTGGGTGGTCTCCGACGAAGGGAAAGGCCGTTGGGAGGTGGACGGTGGCTTGCAGTGGCACCCTGGGCTGTGGTGTGAGGGAGAGAGCTCGTgcaacaagagagagagagagagagagagagagagagagagaggctgttTGGGAGTTCATCGGTAGTGGGAAGGTGCTTGCTTGCTTGAGGAGGAGTTGccagtggtggtggtggagctGAGTTGGAGGAGAAGAAGCCATGGTGGAGGGGAGGGGGATTTCCCTCCAGCTAGGGGAAaggaagaggagagagagagggaaaagggaaagtgaggaaaaagactaaggccttgggtatttaatccaggccCTACCTCTTGGAATCTccaaaacgatctaacggtgGGGAATGAAAacattgatttgaaaatgcgtaaacattgatttaacttaaaacactgagaggagttaagataaaatattatttaactaaactttagcttataaaatataatcttaattattaattaaatgatgaagttttgctaattatctttaagagaataaaaccatttaattagttagagttttcaatttaatttaaatctcataatattttttaatgactaaaaaatcatttaattaaaatgattttctacaattataataattttggagttcttcaaaaatattataattgtcttaaAATTAAGGTTGGTccaataacattgaaaatattccatataaatattttcaggacATTTAAAATAGTTGAGGGTTTTAAAACACTGGGCTTGTTTTAGAAATCActtgatatcttttaaaaaacatGCCATCGAAATTCGGTACGCAAAATGAGACTCATGACCATAAGAGGGAGAAAGGAGCAGGATATTAAAATATAGGGGTGGGTTACTATGGATAGTTGGGAATGGAATGTCTATTACAATATAGGGTTAGAAATGGTTGCCAACACCTACCACTTATTGAGTTCAGTCCCAAGTCAGAATCCTCAATGCTGAAGCAAAATTGTGATCTCATTCCCAATTCAGTGCAAGGTTTAAGACTTCCATTCAAAGTGCTCTCTATATGAGGACAAGTGAGGGCAACTACTCCAGAAGTACGATCTTGGTTCTAACGCATGGCTGCAAGGGTTGTAGATTAAGAGGTCTTTCTGGGTGTTGGTTTACTTAAAGAGTGTATTCAATAGGTTTGTGCATTCTGGTAAGACATTGAAGGAATTTGTTGATCAATTTGACAATGctctaaagaagaagaaggtggaGGTTAAGGCGACAACTGATTTCAATTCCTTCAACCAAACAATCCCATTGTATCCCCATCCGACATTGAGAATTAGTTTCAAACATTGTATACAAATGCAAATTTTAAGGAGGTCCAAAGAGAGGTGTTAGGGATGATCTTTTGTAACTATACGTCAGCATGCAGCATACAAAGGAAGATGAATACAAAGTTAAATGCACATTGTATTGTTTGAAATGAGGGGCATTCTCTATAGGCATGAATTTAGAGTATGTCTATCATATGGAGAACATTCATGTGCTGCTAGAAAATGTGTATTGGATCGATGGAGAAAGGACTTAAGATGAGATATACAGTGGTCAAAAGTAGCTATGATGACTTGCGAGATAATGCAGACGCACAGAGGTATGAAGTCGTGGTGAAAAGATGTTTGAAATTAATGATGTGTGTATCTCCAAGTGATGACCATGTCAATGCATTCTTGCACCATTTAGATGAGTTTGAACATAAATTTGAGGCTTAACACTTGAGTCCAATTCAACCAAGATCAAAGAGAACATGGTTgcaaacaagggcaagaaaataTTAAGCCCCCACGTTGTTTGGGGGAAAGAGAGACCTGCAATTAAAAGAAAGGTTCTAATTGTGGACAAGGCTACAaccaagagaaagaagaaacaagTAGTAATTGTGtattaactgtatataaaaatattagactGCATGGATATTCCTTTCTAATAGACATGTCTATTTTTATCCTAGAATTTAGGCTTACAGAAAAATCTTTGATGATGTGTCACAATTGTGGAAACTCCTGAAATCTCAACTTGGTGCTAGTGTTGAAGGTTTTGTTGTTGGAACCCAATATGGTACTTTCATAAAATCAATGCCATTGGACAATGAGGTGCGAGGCTGTCATTTACCaaactatttttctttgtttaattgcTGCCTGgtcaattattaataaattacttAGCGTAATTATGCTTGTGTTGTTTTCAGACATGTGTTGGTAATGATCTTGTGTAACTGAATACATGAAGGCAATCTTTTTGTGTGTCATTCCATGGAGATTTTGAGGCTGTGGCTGTGGAGTAGTTTGCTAATTCTGGAGTAGTATGTAGCTTGTTGTGATTGTTTGGTTTTGAGGGTAGGTATGAGGATGAGATTTTAGAGAAGTTGTAGTGTAGCTTGTTGTGAATGTTTGGTTTTTAGGCCATGTTAGTTTGAGATTTTTGTGGAGATGTTGTGAATGTTGGGTTTTTAGGCCATGTCTGTCTGAGAAGACTGTGGAGATTTTGTATAGCTtgtataatttgaaaaataatattggtAGTTTGTTTAGTGGTTGAgctagaataaaagaaaaatatatatcgaAATGTATAATTTGAAAGAGGAGGACTAGTAGTTTGTTTAGTTGTTGTCTTGTTTGTTTCTTGTGCAGTTATGTTGCTGAAAAAGTTGTTGTCTTGCTATGTGAAGAAGACCAGTTGGCACTTGTGCAGTtgttgggtttttgtttttctactcCACATTGGTgttgtgtttgtatgtatatttatgtGTTCTAGTTTAGCTTCCAAGTGGCTTaagtaatttatttgatgtctGTTGTGTTGATGGTTTctgcatataatttatttgagttGTGTGTTCATTTTGTTTAATTCATCATCTAGTAACTTTGTTCTACACTACATTATAGtcaggtttggatagtgagatgagatgatttataaataacagtgaaatgatttgagttaatatgttttattttattttattttttgataagagaAACTGCTTCATTAATCAACTGGTAAAAAGTCGAGATacatcatttaaaacaaaaactttggCCACCATGGGTCCATCTTCTAGCCACACTATCTCATTAGTTTCCTTAATGGCTTCCTTAGTTGCATTGTGAGCAGCATGATTAGCAGACCTGTATGCAAAAGATAACCTCCAAGCCGGGTGAAGCTCCAGCAGTTGTTGTAGATCCTCTGTCTCTTGTCCATGCCAAgaattatcttcattttttgAGTTAATTGCATCAATGACTGCTTTGGCATCCCCTTCAAAAATAACTTGGTTCATGCCCATCTCAATGCACATATCCATGGCCCTTTGCAGGGCTGCTCTTTCTGCTTGGGCAGCTGAGAAGACCTGTTCTTTTGAGGCTATTAAACACGGTTTTAGGCTCCCTTCACTGTCTCTCATAACAATTCCCAACCCGATTCTATTCAAGTTCTTGTCATAtgctgcatcaaaatttactttaaaaaaaggcCACTCAGGTGGTTGCCAAGATTGGTTTAAAGTTGCAGTTGTTGTCCTCTCTTCTGGTCTACTCTTACTTTGCATATTAATCTCCCTTAGCATTGCAATTTCAGCTTGAGCCATTGCTGTGATGGTTTTAGGACTCTTAAACTGGTCTTGAAAGATATAGGCATTTATCCTGCCCCATAGATGGTAGCATAGGACTGTAGCCAATTGTAGATCCTCTTTGCTGGAAATCAGAGAAAGAACTGTTCCATTTCTTGAGCTTGCTACTATCACCTCCCCATACATCCTTTACTGCTGGACAAGCCCACAGGGTATGCAGTGAGGTTTCAGCCTCTCTTGTACAGATTGGACAAAGGTTACTCTCCACAATTTTCCTTCTATATAGTCTATCTTTTGTTGGAAGGATGTTAGAGAGGCTTCTTCATATAAACATTCTAATCTTGCCCCGGACTTCTAATTGCCATAGATACTTCCATAACCCATTGTTCCCCCCTCCTAAAGAAGATTGTCCCAAGCTTTTGTTTGACATTTTTGTGTCGATGAAGTAGGCACTTTTAACTGTGAAGTTGCCTTTTGAAGACCCTGCCCATATCCTTTTGTCTCTTGCCCCCCTCTTGCTAATGGGAATTGAGCATATAAGCTTTGCTTCCTCTTCATTGAAAATGGTCTTCGATAAATTTTCCTTCCACGATTGAGTATCTGCATTAATTAAGGCATCCACCTTGCAATCTGGATCAAGAGAATTGATGTGGGTCTGAACCTAAAAGGTTATTGGTCTAGGCAGCCATTTTTCCTTCCATACTTTTATATCTCTTCCATTTCCCACCCTCCAAACTAACCCTTCATTCACCAGATCCCTGCTTGACCATAAACTTCTCCGTATATACGAGGGAGATCCTTTTAATTCTGCCTCCATCACATCACAATGCTGAAAGTATTTCTGTTTGAAAACCCTTGAGACTAATGACATTGGTTCTTTTATCATTCTCCATAGTTGCTTTGCTAGGAGGGCTCTATTGAAGCTGTTGAGGTCCCTGAACCCTAGTCCTCCTTGGTTTTTAACTTCCCCCATATGTTTTCATGTTTTCCAATGGATGCCCTTCCCCACCACTTTTTGGTTCCACCAAAACCTGGCTATAAGAGATTCAACCTCTTTTAGAAGCATTCCGGGCATCTTGAACACACTCATAGAATAGGCTAGAATTGCTTGTAATACACTCTTGATGAGAATTTCCTTTCTAGCTGAGGATAGGAACTTGGATTTCCAGCTGTTGATTCTCTTCCAGACCTTCTCCTTTAGACTTTTGAAGGTGTTGTATTTTGATCTACCCACTATAGTAGGGAGCCTAAGATATCTATTATAATTGTTGCACCTTGATCTATTTACCTGCtgcaaaataaaatcatttgttTCCATCTTTGTATTAGATCTGAAGAACACACAAGTCTTTTCTTTATTCAAGGTTTGACCTGAAGTTGCCTCATACACTGATAATAAGCCCTTGATTTGGTACCATTCAATCAACTTTGCTCTACAGAATATTACACAGTTGTTAGCAAAAAGGAGGTGGTTTATTCTTAGACCACCCCTTGACACGGCTATTCCCTTAATGAGACTTCTTTGTTCAGCACTAATCAAAAGGGAACTAAGGGCTTCAGCACATAGCAAAAACCTATAAGGTGATAAAGGATTACCTTGTCTCAGTCCTCTTGTAGGGGTGATTTTCTCTCCTAGAACCCCATTTATGATAGTGgaataagtaactattctaacACAAACCATCAGTAGTTTAGTCCACTTCATACCGAATCCCATCTTAATCAACATAGCCTCTAAGAAGTTCCACTCCACCCCTATCATAGGATTTTGACATATTTTTAATGGCCATTGAACCCTccattcctttcttttttgaatcTATGGTATGCAATAGCTCGTAGGCTACCATTATGTTGTCTGTTATGAGTTTGTTAGGAAGAAATGCACTCTGGTTCCAAGAAATCACCTTCTCCAAAACACCTATCATTCTATTTGCTAAACTTTGGATATTAGCTTGTAGGCAACATTGCACAAGGATATAGGTCTAAAATCATGAACTGAAGTTGGAGAGTTTACCTTGGGTATTAGCACGAGGTGAGTGTGGTTCAAATCCCATGGCATCTTTCCTGActttaaaaactccaaaattgCTACAGACACATCCTGCCCCACAATATTCCAATGTTATTGATAGAATCCTGCACTATATCCATCGGGTCCAGGTGATTTAAAGGGGGACATTTGCTTTAGGGTCTGCTCTATCTCCTTAATAGTGAAGCTCCTTTCCAATttgattttcatctcatctgttaCCCTTTGCTCTATTCCCTGCAGACATAGATTGATGCATTCTAAGTCAGGTTGTGTGGACTAGTAGACTGACTTGAAAAAGGCTTTGAAACCCTCTGCTATGGCTTCCTTCTCAACCAACTCAATACCATTCATATCCCTCACCCTTTTGatggcatttttcttttttctttggttttctattttattgagttttgagaaatgaaagaaaaatttgaataaaaatattactagaatatagttttctaatattattttttattttgggatttgaaagagttgagttgttttttgtattttgtttagaagtttgaaaaagttgtaatgattaggtaatgattagataaaaaagttgaaaaaatgaaattgaaaaggaaCGTGCCAAGCAACTACACTCACCCCGAGCAACAAAAGAATTCACCAACCAAGAATGCTCTCCCAGGCAATGAAGGGCCACACCAAGCAACTAAGCTTGTTCC
This is a stretch of genomic DNA from Carya illinoinensis cultivar Pawnee chromosome 3, C.illinoinensisPawnee_v1, whole genome shotgun sequence. It encodes these proteins:
- the LOC122304717 gene encoding uncharacterized protein LOC122304717, with the protein product MYGEVIVASSRNGTVLSLISSKEDLQLATVLCYHLWGRINAYIFQDQFKSPKTITAMAQAEIAMLREINMQSKSRPEERTTTATLNQSWQPPEWPFFKVNFDAAYDKNLNRIGLGIVMRDSEGSLKPCLIASKEQVFSAAQAERAALQRAMDMCIEMGMNQVIFEGDAKAVIDAINSKNEDNSWHGQETEDLQQLLELHPAWRLSFAYRSANHAAHNATKEAIKETNEIVWLEDGPMVAKVFVLNDVSRLFTS